One Peromyscus leucopus breed LL Stock chromosome 14, UCI_PerLeu_2.1, whole genome shotgun sequence genomic window carries:
- the Vash1 gene encoding LOW QUALITY PROTEIN: tubulinyl-Tyr carboxypeptidase 1 (The sequence of the model RefSeq protein was modified relative to this genomic sequence to represent the inferred CDS: inserted 1 base in 1 codon): protein MPGGKKVVPSGSSGASPNAAATTAAAAAAVAAAHSGIKRLETSEGASAQRDEDPEDEGEEDLRDGGXPFFINRGGLPVDEATWERMWKHVAKIHPDGEKVALRIRGATDLPKIPIPSVPTFQPTTPVPERLEAVQRYIRELQYNHTGTQFFEIKKSRPLTGLMDLAKEMTKEALPIKCLEAVILGIYLTNSMPTLERFPISFKTYFSGNYFRHIVLGVNFGGRYGALGMSRREDLMYKPPAFRTLSELVLDYEAAYGRCWHVLKKVKLGQCVSHDPHSVEQIEWKHSVLDVERLGREDFRKELERHARDMRLKIGKGTGPPSPTKDRKKDVSSPQRAQSSPHRRNSRSERRPSGDKKPAEPKAMPDLNGYQIRV, encoded by the exons ATGCCAGGGGGAAAGAAAGTGGTCCCAAGTGGCAGCAGCGGTGCCTCACCGAACGcagccgccaccaccgccgctgctgctgctgctgtcgccGCCGCCCACTCTGGCATTAAACGTTTGGAGACCAGCGAAGGGGCTTCAGCACAGAGAGACGAGGATCCAGAGGATGAAGGGGAAGAGGATCTACGAGATGGAG GTCCCTTCTTCATCAACCGAGGTGGACTGCCAGTGGATGAGGCCACCTGGGAAAGGATGTGGAAGCATGTGGCCAAGATCCACCCGGATGGAGAGAAGGTGGCCCTGCGGATCCGTGGGGCCACGGACCTGCCCAAG ATTCCCATACCAAGTGTGCCTACTTTCCAGCCAACGACGCCCGTCCCTGAGCGCCTGGAAGCCGTGCAGCGCTACATCAGGGAGCTGCA GTACAATCACACAGGGACACAGTTCTTTGAAATTAAGAAGAGCAGACCTCTGACAGG GCTGATGGACCTGGCCAAGGAAATGACCAAAGAGGCTCTGCCAATCAAATGCCTGGAAGCTGTGATCCTGGGAAT TTACCTCACCAACAGCATGCCCACCCTGGAACGCTTCCCCATCAGCTTCAAGACCTATTTCTCAGGGAACTACTTCCGCCACATTGTGCTGGGGGTGAACTTTGGGGGCCGCTACGGAGCCCTGGGCATGAGCCGGAGGGAGGACCTGATGTATAAACCTCCAGCCTTCCGCACCCTCAGCGAGCTTGTGCTGGACTACGAGGCGGCCTACGGGCGCTGCTGGCATGTGCTGAAGAAGGTGAAGCTGGGCCAGTGTGTGTCCCACGACCCCCACAGTGTGGAGCAGATTGAGTGGAAGCACTCAGTGCTGGACGTGGAGAGGCTGGGCCGGGAAGACTTCCGCAAGGAACTGGAGCGTCATGCCCGAGACATGCGTCTCAAG ATTGGCAAGGGGACAGGCCCGCCCTCCCCCACCAAGGACCGGAAGAAGGATGTTTCCTCCCcacagagggcccagtccagccCCCACCGCAGGAACAGCCGCAGCGAGAGACG GCCTTCAGGAGATAAGAAGCCTGCAGAGCCCAAAGCCATGCCGGACCTCAATGGGTACCAGATCCGGGTGTGA